From the genome of Carassius auratus strain Wakin chromosome 29, ASM336829v1, whole genome shotgun sequence:
ggcgACTTAGGCCGCCATCATTCAAGACGTAACAGCGTCGCTGTCAGTGTTGGTTGGATCCGGTAACTTTACAGCTTTTCAAATCGTTTACTTTGTACCCTAATGcacaaatgtattattgtattttgtacGGTCTTGAACGCATGCAGTAACGTTACTTTTTCTCATAGCAGAGGTGTTTATTTATGAAATAACTGCAGTATGTGCACTGTTTACCAAGAACTGTATGCGTGACATTTCAGTATAGCAGcagttaaaaccttaacgaaGTTTAAACACAACACGAAATGCTTGATCTAGGGCTGTTTTAAATGCACTGGGTTAGTTTCCCGAGTGGCTCAGTTGCTCGGACAACATGGGAAGCCGTTATATGTTTATGCTGGAGTGCCTCTGTTTCTACAACACAGAGGGAATCACTAGAGACCAGCCTGAGCTTCACTTCTAATCACTCGAGAGCAGAGGAGCACACAAGGACTCTTGTGCAGCACATGCAGTGATTAGATGCTTTGTTCGTGCTAACTAGGCGCTTACAAGTGATTTTAAATAGTCGTTCCTGATGAGATATGACTGCATCTCTTGACTTTGGTTGGCTGAAGTGGAGTCATTTGTGTTGATTGAGGTCTTTGTGGTTTCTGGGAGAGGTATAAAATCCTTTGCTTTTGTTCCCCtcactctatttttttttctgctatggACCAGATGAACCCTCCAGCGTTAGGGCAGTCATCTGCCCTTTTCCCAAACCTGGAGCCTGCAAGAGGAGGTGGGAAAGCCCCAGTCCTCCTGAGCGGCTCTATGGGACTCACCAGCTCCGATATGGAGCTCCAAAAAATGCTTATTGACGAGAGAATGCGCTGCGAGAACCACAAGACCAACTATCAGACCTTGAAAGTGGAGCACACCAGGTGAGGAACTGTGCTGTGCTGTGAATGAATACTGCATATCTATATACTGTAAGATATCCTGTTTAacttcagatgtgtgtgtgtgtgtgtgtgtgtgtgtgtgtagactgcAGGATGAATACACCCGGGCGCAGACTGAACTGAAACGCCTGCTCAGTGATCGCCAGGTCGCTCAGGAGAAACAGCAGCTGCTGCTGGCCGAGCTCAGAGGAGAACTGCTGGATAAAACACGTGAACTGGAGGAGCTCAGACTGCAGGTACACATTACTGTACACTACTCTTTAGACTTTTTACATTTACTGGGAGCACGTGGACTACATTTCATTATGGCATTCAAAAGTACTATATAAAACTGTAGTCTTACATACTAGTTGCTACTAATTAATAATCCTAGTCGTTcatatattttgatttgaatctATATGacaatatttaaagttttatgaaaattctgaatacttttgcacattgataaataattattaaaatacaagtaAAATGTTTGGGCACATCTACTCATTCTTTGTATTCCACGTTTTAGAATAATAGCGaaacgtctatttaaattgtgaaataatgcaaatgtaaatatggggaataggaaaaatatttaacatattaaaaaaaacatatcttacaTATCTTATATGTAATATTCTCACTAGGTCGCGATACTTTTCTCTAAATATTTTGtagaaattacaaaaataaaataaaagtatactcGCAGACAAAATGGAAAGGATTTTTATAGATGCAtatgaagctttttttttgtaagaaatacaTAAACCAGtttcattttagtatttataCATGTACTATTACAGCATTTTAGTTagggtttagtttagttttctatttaaatttgagttttgtcatttttattattattaaattatttctttgtagctgtattttatttcagttttattcctTTTAGTACTTCCACCTTCCACTTTAATTCAGTTAGTTgccatgaaaatatataaaaataaaacaataataatttcagttcatttcaataaccattttatttttatatatatatatatatatatatatatatatatatatatatatatatatatatatatatatatatatatatatatatatatatatatagttttagttaacagtaacaacacagATATGAATATATCTTGGAGCTCCAGAGATACGTAAACATAAGTATGCTTGAAGTAGAcatgttgtgttgtgttgatcGTGTGTTTAAGGTGCTGACCCCTCAGCGACTGGAGCTCTTGAAAGCACAGGTGCAGCAGGAGATGGAGACTCCCGTCAGAGAACGCTTCAACAAACTCCAGGAGGTAAAAGATGCCCCTCCACAACGATTAACTCCTGTTCTTATGACAACCACCTAAGTACATGCTACAGCCACAATCCTGTCCATTACAGATGATTGCTTTGTCTTTTCTACAcgttataaaaaaaacacagtatctACAAAGTAGTCTTGAAATGTCCTTCTTTACTTCTCTCTGTAACAGGAAGCAGAGAATTACAGGTCTGAGTATAATAAGCTCCGTTATGACCTCACTTTCCTCAAGTCAGAGTTTGATCACCAGAAAGAGGAGCACGGCCGAGTCCTGGAGGAGAGGCGGATACGCCATGAAGCTGATGTATGTTTTATCATTCTTAATTAGATTCTGACCCAGCAGTGTCTGTTTATGAAGCAGTGTTATATATGTGATGGTGCAGGTGGCCAGACTTGAGCGTGATAAGGAGGATCTGGCTGCTCAGCTGCAGAGCGGAGACCCGGCACGGGACGGGAAACGGGTCGAAGCCCTGCTGAGGGAGAAAGCTCAGCTCCACCAGCGGCTCAAAGGCCTGGAGGCAGAGGTCACTGAACTCAGGGCAGAGAGGAATAACTCAGGTGCACAGGCTGAAAATGTGCAGCGGATCCAGATCCGACAGCTGGCTGAATCCCAGGCTGCAGTAAAAGCCCTGGAGGTGAGCGGATTAAACTGAAGAGTTGTAGATTTTTGATAACAGATAAGATTTGATGAGGAAGTTTGTGAGGCAggttcagtgtaaaaaaaattattttatatataaatatattgttaggctgaatgcaaaaaaaaaaaaaaaaaaaaaatatatatatatatatatatatattaaggcatTTGAAGACCATTTTCTGTCCCCCTCTGTTGGTGTTTAGGCAGAGAAGCAGTCTATTCATATGCAGTTGGACCGGACAGAAAGTGAACTCCGACTATCTCAGGAACAAAACACACTCCTCACAGGCAAACTGCACAAAGCCGAACGGGAGATCAACTCGCTCAACAGTCAGGTGCACGAATACAGCCTGAGTGACTTGACCAGTCAGATTCTTTCACCACATTCTTTTCCCCATGCTTCATATCTATATTAATATATCCCATCAATTGTGTGTGCTTTCTTGGCCAGATTGAAGAGATGAAGCACACACATAAGCTGGAGTTGAGTAACTTAAAACTAGAGTGTGTCAGAGCCAAAGGAGACCTAGAAAAAGACCGCGATACACTGCAGTGCCAAGTAGAGGGTAAACAAACATCTTTCCTTTCTTTCATTAACTTTCTTGGAAcctattttacaataataagtctctctctctcttaggtCTACAGTCAGATATTGAGGTCATGAAGTCAGTGCTGGAGAGAAATAAAGAGTTGATATCTGAAAAAGAGCGTGAGATGGTGCGAAAGGTTCAGGCGGCAAGAGAGGAGGAGATACACAAGATGGCTGCTCTTCAGGAAGAAAAGTAAGCACTGTTGGTAATATCAGACGAGGAACGGATTCAAAGCTTCATAGGATTTTCTACATTcaagtaaattaatttcattgtCATCAGGCTGGAGCTGGAGAATCGTTTATCTGAGCTTGAACAGCAGAGAGCTCTTCAGGAGGCAGCAGGGAGCTCTCAGAAAGAGGAGTGGGAAGAGCGTGTCCGTGCTGCACAGTTGGGGGAAGAGTCTGTTCGCAGGGAACTGCAAAATCTGAGGCAAGGgtcatttgattcagtttaacatccacatacatttttttatataaaaacatacatggatgaattgttcacattAATATTGATTTCACATTGACTTCAACTAAGTGAGAAGAAATTGCTTAATACTCAGTAGCTGTGTTGCAGTAAGATGGTATGATCTTGAATCCCTGTTTGATTTCCTGTCTGAATGCTTGTGATACAGAGTCAAGGTTCAGCAGCAGAGCCAACAGCTGGAAGAGCTAGAAAACTTAAGAGCAGAAAACGCGGACCTGAGACGAGTAAGCGCTGGAAAATAAGTGAAATTACTGTGAATATAGAGATGGAGGTCAAGACGTAATCTGTTTTGTAAATTGTGTTTATCAGCAAAACGCTGAGCTGAATCTACAGATAGGAACCCTGTCTCACTCGGAGAGCGAGCTGCTGGACACCAATAGCAGACTGAGAGAAAGTCTGGAGCGAGTGAGAGAGGAGCTACGGAGCACTCGCACACAAATAGAACGGACCCAACAGGAAGCCGAGAGGTACGCCTTATTGTAATCTGCACACCAGTGTCACTGTCAAAtgagaaacaaaaaatatttcagagAATGCTGCAAAAACAACCATTTAGCATTTCTTCAGGTTAGAAGCTTGCGGTAGAGCTGATTGGTAAGACGTATTGTTTTTTTCAAAGAGAGATTCAGCTTCTATACAAGtgcttgacagaaatgtttcCTTGCTATTACAAATATGGGTGATTTTTGATAATGGTACATTagatctcttttttttgtttgtttgtttgttttttccgtCCTGACAGCTATATTAAAAATCTGGAAAACATTAAACCATATTACAACAGGTCAACTTCTTGAATGTTTCCAAAcccaatatagatttttttctgtatgtatgtaaatTATCCTGTTTGTATATCCCTatctttattacaattattattaattgttctattttttatgttttttattattattaaatagttaatGTGATTTTTACTCTTGTTCTTTCCATGAAAATAGCTTAAAAATGATAACAATATATTGAACAGTGTATTGTTCAGTTAAGTTGATTAAGTGAAACGTCAATGTTTTATTGTCACAGGTTGGTGGAGGAAAGGCGGGTGGAATGGTTGGAGGAGAAACACAAACTGCAGGAAAGAGAAGCAGAACTTCGAGAGAAATACAGCCAGGCCAAAGAGCGCCTGCAGAGGGCAGCTTTTGCTCAGAAAAAGGTAGTGTCTAAATTCTACAAACTTCTTTTTGgaagttacatttatatttctttgtACTTATTGTCACAACTATTGTTATTATAAAGGTCCATTATTGGTCTATTTTCTTATCCAGAGAAAAACCATGAcagaactgaaagaaaacaaacttCAAGACAAGATTCAGCTGCTGGAAGCCAAGATAGAAGAACTTGAAATTGAAGCAAGCATGGCTAGAAAGTACTTTTTGTCTTCAGTTTATAACATCATCAGGGGCCTTTTGCTATAGAtaatattgtatgtatatatgtatgtgtttattatattatattttcaggaAATCCTCATACTCTGAAGAACATGCTCAGCTCAGCAAGCGTTTGAAGGAGCTGCAGAGGAGACACAATGAGTTTCGTCGTCTGTTGCTGGGGAACCAGATGACCTCCTCCACCCTTCTGGCCCAATCCCTCCTCATCCCAGCAGAATCCATCTTCTCGAATATACAGGTGTCTGCAAACATCCCGTCCACAATCTAGAATATTCTTTTGTTAGCCATAACAAAACCCATGATACAAATCTGCTGCTTTCCCATCCTCCCCTCTCTCTTTTCCCCTTCTTCATCCCACTCATCTGTTCCTGCATTTCGTCTTTCAGGAGGATCAGCACCAGAGGGAGTTGTCTGTGCTCCGGAGACGCTTGGAAGAGTTGGAAAACAGTCAGCAACAGCAGCTGGAAGAGCTGGCTGCTCCTCTGGACAGAGACAGAGACCGAGAGAGACTCTCAAGCCCACGGGACGTGCTTTCTTGACCACTATCTGTGTGTTTAAACTCACCATGTGCCAAAAACTGAACATACTGTGACATTTCGCAAGTGGTTTTATTTGAAACAAGACACAATGCTTTGCAACAGAAAGGTCCCAGATGTTTCAAGAAAAACctgttgcattatttattaattgtctGGTGGGACAATAATGTTTTAACTGGGAGGGAGGGGCTTCTAAAGCTTTCATAAATATTGTTGTACATATTAAAAATGATCTGTAACTTGTTTCAAACCTGAGAAGCCATATTTATATGACTCCAAGTGGGCATCTATAATAGGAGACACCACCTTTTCATCTTTTGGAAAAAAAGAGAATGAAACAAATTCATTAAACTGTTTGTATTTTGTGATCTTGAGATTTATTTATCACAATAGCTTTCAGAAGAGCTGACAGTGCATGTGTAACGggtattatgataaaaaaaaaaaaaaataatgatttaatttaatgaacTCACTCCAACCCCatgatatcattattattttattttatcattatcttttcgttttgttattgtttacttgtgaccaaataattaaattaattacgcAACAACTCAACGAACTGTCtgccaaaagaaaaagaaaaattagtaaaaaaaaaaacctaaaaaaaacaatacaaagatacatttatttataaagtaaaaatttgATGTCAAGTCTATGATTGTGTCTCAAACCCTACTGAGCATCCCATCCAGATAGCATAGGGTCCACAACCTGATCTAATAAGAAAGCGTAAGTGTTTCACGTTTTGGCGGATGCATACGATTTGACTCGTGTAAAAACGTAGTTTACGTACGCATGAGGTCCTCCtaacagtggcgtagccaggggaggggccatgggggcactggcccctcctgaaaactgattggccccccagtgtgcccccacatttctacttgtctgtcactcacaaattcaaattataatctttcagtttagtaaataactcatctgtacttttacttcgttactgtgagcgacgcccctctcgttactttatcttaatgcaataaatgttataaatgcttcagtttattccaaacgcgccgtctacttttctctgggcaatgagcgatgcccattcgccaatgattcattcttttgagtcaattctgttcaaaggcttgatcaaaccaattggcaaacgagtgaattggttcatgaatcagtttgaatgattcgttcagttccctgcctcacgcactgagcgtctgaagcggttcactcagagttgtaacgtttagcATCAACAGCGTTGAAAACGGgactatggaactgcactgaattgaaagcaaatctgcaaaggctattatttgcttgcgatggagatccttattagatgaacaccgcgtgtgctgtctactgtttaacaggtaataacttgggctacattcgattacagtacacgataccactatgacagtagtttgttgtacgtgtgtggcttataacagaggggagtcaagttgaatgcagcttccaaaagacaaaaaatagccgattaagattgtattaattttaattcaatcacaccggtgcgagtacgttcagcaagtcatatcatcagctgctaaattcagatctgtgatctcttgctggcgctgagccagagatagatGCGTTTTACAgcgttgcgcattataaccaatcacacacggttcgtttgaatgcattggccaatcagaggtgttccgatgagtcatcgctgaaatgccggtgcttccttcactcgctcgctgactgaataacttacctctttctggcgaattctctcgtcagaaacaacaaagtgcagatgtgtgtacgaatctataattaagatattgatttcacagtgttaacagtttcagtgattttaatgggagtttctgagagtgattgaaatctagactgtcagtgaaaatgatctttaataatgttaatgttatttgctctctttctgaacaatgaaagattagtagcaatatttatatcacattaactttcaatgttaaattcacatttaatataaagtcagtcgtattaaaaatatgttatggcatgaaacctatatctgttacttaagtaaacagacagggttttataataaattgcagtaaaggctgatgaaatatatacatttacacacgcacacatacattacatacatttatctatatatctaaataaaaataggctccgtatatatgacccaaagtaactaactacttgagtagattttttatccgatactcttttactcttactcaagtaactattcaagactagtacttttacttttacttgagtaaatatttctagaattacttttacttttacttgagtaaagtttttgggtactctacccacctctggacacatgcaaaaacatcgttttttttactggtcaattttgagatttgggcctgtttgtcttcagtaacatatcttctttcagacttgtggtgaaaaaaaagtccaaaatacacatataggtctttatttttctacacctttagtctatttgcgtctgtagattcctaataaattcagttggcgttctaaatcaccatggtgctccgcgattgctgttttataggatccacatattttacatgttaaactaaagctacctttttgaacaagtagctttctaacaaagtatggatatatgatatttttaaatcaatatgctcaagattaattagccttgacataagtagattttgtttattcgtcaatgcaaatttactgcaactgctgctatgcaaattgaatgggacgtggataataaacaaaaacatattatgaaattatataaaatttatagtagttatattaattaattaattgtgtatttatttctatgaattattaatgttattctgattattattatttgtgagttgcacactattcatacattgtattcttttatttattacagtttttctttcacttttgtaaagtgaaaagttaatacaaattgtatttgatttttttttttttagagcagtgaataactgctattaaaatataatagggtatcactgtttattactgattttaaaggttactgaactcttgaaatgatttggatatacagttcaaacaacacaagattggcccctctgtattaatcgtggcccctcttgtgccccccagttgaaaaaatcctagaatcgcccctgcctCCTAACCTAATGAAGTCGTACCAATTCATAAGAATGTGCCAAAATGTAAAATGGTTACGAATTGCTATGTTGGCATGTACTATGAAAGGCATGCACGTGCCTAAATGTACACAAACCTTAATTATAATTTGCACACACTATTCAAATGCGGACGTGTTGATGCTCATAATCCTCCACCTGATGCCCAAATGCTCTGTTCACATCTATAATGTCCCAGAGTGTTGCTTGGGCATTAAAGACTTGTGCAGCATCACTCGGAACTATAGGCTTCTGTTGAGTTAGAAAGCTCACATCGCTTTGACGCACTTGCCTCGACTCTGCAGTGAGCCTGAATCCGGACAGTGGCGCTCACTCCTCCTCCCCTCGCGCGCATCTTCCGATGCATTAGGAAACGCACTTCTTTCTATCTATCAAACATGAACTGGACACTGCTCGTATTGGGTAGTGTGTGCTTACTTGTCCTCGGACAGGACGCGTTCGCTCACGGGAAGCGCAACGCTCGGACGGTGACTTTCTCTCGGGCTGCACGCGGACACGGACACTCGAGACACAGACGGGACACCTGGACTGGACCAGCGCGTTTCACAGCATGCAAGTCTCCACTGTCACCCAGAGACCAAGCGCTTCTGCTCAGCCACACGCACGAGGTGAGGACGACATACTGAAGTTCACTCGGTCCGATTAAAGCCTTTTGACATTGAGATGAATCTCAAAAGGTGACACGATTTACCTGCATTTATCCTACTCCAATCCAACACTTAAGGTGACAGAttataatcatgctaaaaatatttatgtatttactaaAAGTTAGATATTAGAGATTTCAACTGACGGTTGGGAATATTAAAAgtcttcaattttatttatttattttgctgtttagTTGTCCAGTGCACTGAAATAGAAATCTGAAACCATTCTTATTTATctattatataatgtaaaataataataattataatgtgcTATAGGTctgaggtttggaacaacactaGTAATagtcaaatatttaaattgttgtCTGAACTGTCCCTTAAAATGACAGACAGAGCAGGAATGTCCACTTCCATCAGTATAAGTGCAACCCTGTCCTGTGGTCTTCTTCCAGACTGTGTTTCAAGGTGATGAAGGATCCAGTTTTACCCTCACATGGGTTGGAGATGGAACTGGGGTAAATCAGTCTTACCAAATCATCTAAAGATTGGCAGTCACTAATCATTATCTCATCTAAGTTCTCTGTTTTAGGGTCATTATCTTGGAAATTTGGATGAACATTGTAGTTTTTCATTCACAATCAGTCAGTTT
Proteins encoded in this window:
- the LOC113048103 gene encoding centrosomal protein of 83 kDa isoform X2, which gives rise to MNPPALGQSSALFPNLEPARGGGKAPVLLSGSMGLTSSDMELQKMLIDERMRCENHKTNYQTLKVEHTRLQDEYTRAQTELKRLLSDRQVAQEKQQLLLAELRGELLDKTRELEELRLQVLTPQRLELLKAQVQQEMETPVRERFNKLQEEAENYRSEYNKLRYDLTFLKSEFDHQKEEHGRVLEERRIRHEADVARLERDKEDLAAQLQSGDPARDGKRVEALLREKAQLHQRLKGLEAEVTELRAERNNSGAQAENVQRIQIRQLAESQAAVKALEAEKQSIHMQLDRTESELRLSQEQNTLLTGKLHKAEREINSLNSQIEEMKHTHKLELSNLKLECVRAKGDLEKDRDTLQCQVEGLQSDIEVMKSVLERNKELISEKEREMVRKVQAAREEEIHKMAALQEEKLELENRLSELEQQRALQEAAGSSQKEEWEERVRAAQLGEESVRRELQNLRVKVQQQSQQLEELENLRAENADLRRQNAELNLQIGTLSHSESELLDTNSRLRESLERVREELRSTRTQIERTQQEAERLVEERRVEWLEEKHKLQEREAELREKYSQAKERLQRAAFAQKKRKTMTELKENKLQDKIQLLEAKIEELEIEASMARKKSSYSEEHAQLSKRLKELQRRHNEFRRLLLGNQMTSSTLLAQSLLIPAESIFSNIQEDQHQRELSVLRRRLEELENSQQQQLEELAAPLDRDRDRERLSSPRDVLS
- the LOC113048103 gene encoding centrosomal protein of 83 kDa isoform X1; the encoded protein is MDQMNPPALGQSSALFPNLEPARGGGKAPVLLSGSMGLTSSDMELQKMLIDERMRCENHKTNYQTLKVEHTRLQDEYTRAQTELKRLLSDRQVAQEKQQLLLAELRGELLDKTRELEELRLQVLTPQRLELLKAQVQQEMETPVRERFNKLQEEAENYRSEYNKLRYDLTFLKSEFDHQKEEHGRVLEERRIRHEADVARLERDKEDLAAQLQSGDPARDGKRVEALLREKAQLHQRLKGLEAEVTELRAERNNSGAQAENVQRIQIRQLAESQAAVKALEAEKQSIHMQLDRTESELRLSQEQNTLLTGKLHKAEREINSLNSQIEEMKHTHKLELSNLKLECVRAKGDLEKDRDTLQCQVEGLQSDIEVMKSVLERNKELISEKEREMVRKVQAAREEEIHKMAALQEEKLELENRLSELEQQRALQEAAGSSQKEEWEERVRAAQLGEESVRRELQNLRVKVQQQSQQLEELENLRAENADLRRQNAELNLQIGTLSHSESELLDTNSRLRESLERVREELRSTRTQIERTQQEAERLVEERRVEWLEEKHKLQEREAELREKYSQAKERLQRAAFAQKKRKTMTELKENKLQDKIQLLEAKIEELEIEASMARKKSSYSEEHAQLSKRLKELQRRHNEFRRLLLGNQMTSSTLLAQSLLIPAESIFSNIQEDQHQRELSVLRRRLEELENSQQQQLEELAAPLDRDRDRERLSSPRDVLS